The following is a genomic window from Antechinus flavipes isolate AdamAnt ecotype Samford, QLD, Australia chromosome 3, AdamAnt_v2, whole genome shotgun sequence.
GGGTTGTAGTTAGATCTTAAATGAGCTGTGTACTTCTAGTTTCTTCAGTCTACCATCCATATAGGtgctaaaataatctttctaaaaaaGCCCAGGTTTGGCCAAGAGGCAGCTTATTGCAACAGAATAAGCACTGGTTCTTGAAAAAGATGATAATACTTACTAATTGTTACAAACTATTTGCTTCCCaacccctcaaaaaaaattcacttaagcCATTTGGTCTGCTCTTCGAGCAGCCAGTCACAGTGAATTGACTATTCTCAGGTTACTTTAATACAGataatggaaacagaaaaattgTTTGCAACTCTGCtgttttttagctgtgtgacatcAGGCAAGTCAAAAAACTGCAAAAATGGGGGTATTTGTACTCCATAGGCAGCCAAGAAGGTTACCTGTGGAGTAGCTAATGTGACTGAGGGCTTTGTGATGGGAAGATCCATATATGCCTGTGAGTTGCTATCATTATTTAATACATCCAAAAAAGGAAGGTTGTGTTTCATTATTTTCAGTGACCTGTAATTGGGTTAAATAAGTTAATTACTTCTGGAGTAATCAGTCTATTTTAAATATTCCCTATAGCAAAGAAAGCAGCAAAAGTGGCTGAGATGAttagagaagaagaaactgaaaatattaaTCCTCAAATTACAAAGGTAAGAACTGGATCCTTGGAAATCTGTATGagaatcattatttttatcaaaaGCTAATAAATTAGGCAGATATGGTACTTGAAATATAGGACTTCAGTCAAATTCATGGGCAGATAAATCTTTAAGGAAGTCATGACTTTGATTTGAGACTGCTTAGGTAACACGTAAGACAAGGAGAGCTGGACCTTGGAGGGAGATTGGAAGATTGTGATTTCTCATAGCTTAAATTTCTGGAATCCTATTCACATCAATCATCTGAGAGATTTGGAAAAAAGCTAGAGTGAAGAAAATCTCTCCCAACAGCTTCCATTCTTTCAACCttagaaaaaagaaggaactgatcCTCCCCTGGTCAGATATCCCATCTGTACACTGTCGTCTTAGAGTCTGATCCTGCCTGGCAATGTGATGTTAGgcaactctttctttttcttggcttaaattttccctatttataaaaCTAGACAGCCACTTGCAATATAAGCCACGGCCACTGATGTACATCACATGCAAGTTGATGTGGTCTTGTGATTTTAGGAGTTGGTCATTGGATATCACAGGATGAATCTTTGTATTTaagcttttttatcttttctgtgtGTCACTTcaatattgtttgtttttctctcaggCAAAGAAGTGTCCAACAACCAAGAAGAGGGCTCAGTCAGTGCGAGCAAATGGCAGGAACAAAAGGCAATGTGAAGGGGAATTTGTAGGGGTGGGGTTAGAAACCTTAAAATCTTTGTACCTGTTAATTTGGGATATTAATGTGGAGAAGGTCTGAGCCTTTCTTACTCATAAGCAGAGTATCTGTTCTACAGTAGGGATCTGTGACAAATTGTCCTCCAGGCAACAAGAAAATTagactttttttcctcctgtgacttaAGCCTAGGTAGTTGCATTCTAAAAAAGCCATATTGAAAGGGCAGAGAAAAGTTAGTCTAATCACTAGTTTGTCTTTGGACTGGAATATAGGTTAGGTAGGAATGGAAAGATTTAGCTTAACTTTGAAGGATCTTCTAAGTTAAGGATTCTTAACCCAGTGGATCCaggaaagatttcaaaaagtCCAGGAACTTAGATGGGGGGAAAAATTATACCTTTctttaattagttttctttgcaattccaaatattttattttatgcatgtaagAACTTTGTTTTGAGAAAAggattataacaataaaaaagcaagaatGGTTAGactagaaaaagagacagattcaGGACTAGGGTTAAACTCGAAAGAAACCTACCTATGACTCAGTATACAGCAAGTAGGAAATATGCAGcaaattattctttctaaaaaGGTATAATTGTTTtagtaacacttttttttttttacatggttATGTATTCTATGCTAAGTCATGTGCATTGCTATCCAGTGGGGCTTTTAACATCCATTGTAACTTATTTTTCAAACCTTGTCAGGAATATCAATACCTTCTTCACCTTTTAATCTTTAGGATAGAGTAAGAAAGAGACTTTTGGTGCTAAAGGCTTTAAATCTGTGTCCCTTTAACTTGTAATTTAATAACAAGACTATATTATATAATTCATGCCCAAAAATTCCCTCCCACTATAATAAAGAATGTTGGAATGCTTTAAACCTTCTACTACAGTTTGCTAGTTCACAGACTCCAGAAGGGAGAGGTGGAAAATAAATTTCTGGAAGTGGTTATGACCTAGAGGATGGTTTTCCAAGGAGAATATTTCTCTACAGATAGTTTACCATGGGGTGGTGACTGCTAAATGCTAACCAGAAATCTGCCAATTATATAGTAAACCTGGCAGGTGAAGGAGGAGTCTATTTTGAAGGCTGTCCGAAGAATATGATTAGAATAATTGAAACTGgtgttttattcaagtaactaAAGATTCTCTCTCATGGCAAAAAGTCTTACCAATGTTACCTTGTTAAATACAGGTCAAACCAAAGTAGTCTTCTTACTCCAGCCATGGGCAGAACTGATTTCTCCATATTAGGACCAACTCCAGGCCTGACACCCAGGTTTGATTCCAGGTAAGTATTTTAAAACTGCTTGAAGTTCAGTGATGGCCCAGGTATTTAACACTAGCCACTGCAGAGCAGACATTTGCAAAATGTACCTAATCTCTTAGTCTCCAAAGTGGGAGGGAGACATAAGCTTTGCCACTTTCTTCATTCATCACGCACTCAGCAACTAGGGGAGCAGTCGAGACAAcactttggagtcaagaaaagctAAGTTCAAATTTGTCTCCTGACTTGTCCTATatgtgtgactatggacaagtttCTTAACTAgtgactgcctcagttttctcatctgtaaaatttggataataaaagcacctatcttCCAGTGCTGTTGTGAAGagtaaataattgtaaagtgttagcacagtgtctggctgatagaggtgctatgtaaatgtcgactaatgacaataataataataataataataattattattattattattctcctagAAACTATTACACGGATAAGCTATTTTACTCTCTCTAGGCATAAGTTACAGTGAATAAGACCCCATGTATAGCCCTTTTGGTTTTTGCTGATTCTGATCcagaggtttaaaaaaatgactggtaacattttaataatgtttttctttcttgtataatAATCTCCATTGTTGTGAAAACCAAACCATCTCTTCTGTGACATCTAAACAACTTTTGGAAGTTGTTTATCtgcttttctaaattaaatgaCCACTGTTTAtttttaggtgattttttttttttttcctttttagcaaCCAGGTTTCATGGAACTGAAAAATATTCAgttgagaatttatttttctacttgtgTATTTAGTAATTACAGTCTTTTTCTTCAAGGCAAGTTGTTTTTAGTCATATTCTGCTtcgaatttttataaatttaaacttCACCCTCCTTTTAGAAAAGGAGTGGTTTGGGAGGGAAAAAAGTAAGTGGTTTGAAAAGTACAGCTTAAACTAGGATTGGGGTAGAAGTGCTCATAATTCTTTCTTAGTGGTCAGATTTCACAAAAATTTTCCTGCTTTTATAGGATCTTCAAGACCCCAGGCCTACGTACTcctgcagccagagagagaatATACAACATTTCTGTGAACGGCAGCCCCCTGGCTGATAGCAATGAGGTCTTCCTTACTGTGCCAGTGGGTGGAGGAGAGGTAAAAGAAAGCAGAGATTATATGAGAGGGATTTGGGGCTGTTCTGGGTCTTCTGGAAACATTATATCTACCCTTAAAGACATCATTCCTGTAAGTGCCTTGATTTTTGCTTTCAGCTGCATCTGCTGcccagtttttttccccattctaaaTCAGTGTTTCATGCTGGCCTCAAATCGTGCTATTGCTACACCTCTCACTTAAAAACTGTTCACTTCTGTATCTATTTACATGCTTAATATGCAGCTTAAAATCTGCAAATCACAACCTTAGGTATTACCTGCCTGAAAAGGTGATCTTTACATTGTGCAATTAGACTTAAAACTCTGAAACAGAGGATTAAGCTCAGCTCTCATTAACTGTAGCTCTACCAATATTCTGAGATAGAAAACACTGTGTCCCAAAAGGTCTTTTCTCATGTGAAGGTAACATGTTCAAGTTCACCTTTCAGCAGAAAGGCCTCTGTAGAGACAATAGCATAGGCTGGGCTCTCCTTCCCAGAAAACTCTTCTACTTAACTTCCAGCAGCTGCTTCAGCTTGGCCAGCTTCTAGACTTAGGGGTTATAAGCACTGCTCCTTTTCCTAGACCGTCAACAAATACTTACtttgtactaggcactgtgctcagtgctgggaatacaagtaACAAAGAATGACACacgtattttattatattgtttcagGGGATGAcaagtagatttttttccatttcaacttCATTTTCTGGTTCTAAGATACCCgaacaatttttttccctgatttcttGAAACATGGCTCTTTTTGTTCATGGTTTTTAAATATCTCAGTGATCCTTAAATTAACGCTCAGTCTTcagactttgttttattattttctgatgtctcatggagtcatcaACTTCCATTTGGTTCTGATATTCAGGGAGTTATTTTCAGTGAAGTGCCAGCTTTCCAAGCTGTTAattgtcttttcctatctttcttcctactttcagttggtttttaaattattttttaactttttaaaaaattcttgctttAACTAAGAATTCTTGTTGAACTTGTGTCCAAGCTGCacttttctttgaggttttgtgtgtgtgtgtgtgtgcactttaAGTCATTCTCTTCTGTGTTTATGTCTTGAGCCTCCTATCCCAAAATATTCTTTATGGTGGGATCCTTTTTTTGGTTTGCTCTTTCTTCCAGCTAGCTTCTAGATCTTGGACTTGATATTAATGCTGGGACTCTGTAATTTGGGGGGAAATGGGAGAGATGTCTTCTTCGGTCCTCTTCTGTTCTGAGCTTCAATCTTCTTGTGTTCTTTTGCTGCTTTCATTGCTTCCAAAATGGTGTAACCCAAAGGCAGATCTGTTCATTACCCTTCTGGTCTGAGTGCTGCAAGTTCCTGACCCAGATGTGGCTTTTTAATAAGTGGGACTTCCTTTAGGCTGCTGCTCAACTCAGTTTCTGTTAGTTTGATGGGAGGTTCTACATGTTCAGAGCATGCTGGCCTGGGGCTAGACCCGAGTCAGGATCACAGTTACATTTTGCTTCAGAATTTGTTTCATACTTAGTGTACAACTTGTGGCTCAGTACACAACATTTTCAAAACTGTTTTTCTCTACCCTGGATCTGTGATTGGAACTGGGTAGTGGGCAACAGTGCTGCCAGATAGTACCCATTCTTTCATCCAGTGCTAGCTCAGGGATTCCACAGATCTCTTTCTCCCTGGCACTGTCTGCGCCCCTGTTTCTGCCCTGGAGTATTGGAATTTCCTATGTACTTTCCAGGCCAGGCCTCATCCCAAGTGTCTGCAGGCCTCTTTCTATCTCCCAATCAGAATTCAGTCTAGtgtgttttctagttctttgtggAGATTGTTTAATGGAGAACAAGGCTGTACTGCTTCCTTTCACCCATCTTAACTCTATCCTATCCCCAAGAAAACCTTCTACTCAttgcattctaatggaaaagataaatgtgcatttttacatatgtagaagaaatataaagagaataaattcaaaatagttAAATgctatttaacattctttttcccTTGTACAGAGCATGCGCTTATTGGCCAGTGATTTACAAAAGATGGATCTAGCGCATCTGGATCCAGAGGCCTTGGGAAACATTAAGAAGTTATCTGTAAGTCCTCTTAATTCCATTTCATTGAAGTGCAGTCATTTTGGACATTGAGGAAAGTTATTCTCGTCAAATGTTTTCATTGAACTTTGGTTTCTGGTTATGCTTAGAAGAATCTGTCAGAGTGTCTTACTGAAATCCCCAAGCCCTGAGCTGTGGGGGGAGTGTTATCCCAGGAGACCCAGGTCTGGGGAAACCTTCAAAGCATGGTGAAGGATGCTGTTCCTGGGGCAGGGTGGTAGAGCCACTGGATTGAAGGTGGTCTAACAGCTGAAATGCCCAGCTCGGGAAAACATAGCATGGATGACAGACTTGGCAAGCATTCTCCAAATACCTTTCCACTAATGTTAGAGAATATCAGTGAGAAGGTCCAGAGAGTTTGGGACACGCTCCACAAGAGCATAATTCACGTCCTTTAAATGCCCGTGTCCTAAATATAAAAAGGGTATACCTGTTTTGTCTTCTCAAGATAACtcatgttttacttttcttttagaaTCGACTTGCTCAGATTTGTAGTAGCTTTCGGACCCAAAAATGAAGCAACTGAAATTTTTCAAGAAGTCCAAGCCAGTTATTATAGGACTAAACATGTGCAGCTTTGCCATCTTCAGAGGATTTCTTCAGGCTCCTCGTTTATTTGGGTCCAAAGTTTTTGTAAAGGGATTGACCGATCTTTTGACTGGAGGGATAGTAGAGATCATGGAAATACGCGTGCCTTTCTTCTCATCCCTCTTCTACCAAAACCCTCAGGGCAAAAAGTTAAGGAAGACTGCTTTGTGTACAGCCTCTCTACCTGCCACAGCAGCTGGTCAACCTCCGGCATTTCCTTTCCCCAGGAGGGGCTGTAGCAGCAATGGGATCTGTACAACCATGCTGCCACTACTACTAGCTAAGTTTTACATCCTGCTGTGGTTCAGCATCTGGACTCTGAGGATCCCAAagacttttcctttctctccctttcccttggGTGTTACCCATGTGCCCCACACTGGGGTTGAACAAGTAAACCTTGGCAGTGGAAGTGAGTATGGCAAGGATAGTGGTGGTGCTCAACTGCTGGGGAGCCCTCCAGCTTGCCTTCAACCAATTCtgctgttttgtttatttttaggaCTGCAAATTTTTGTCAGAGTTTTGGGCACTTAGGGCAATGGTACCACGTGCCACAGGAACAGAACTTTGGCTGCAAGGGCGGGGAAACTGCAGCAGCTGCAGCATGTTCCTAACGACCTGTAGCAGTAGCCCCTtgtgtctctcttcttcctctcttctgacCAAATGTATTGGGAATTCTTTGTACTTATACTCAATAAATAAGTTTTAATGGTCACAATCCTATCTGTCTGAAAGTGACACAGTGAGCTTGGGGAATATTTGTTGGCCAAGCCTAAGCCTAAATCAGATGAGGGGTACTAGGAGCCCTTTCCTGTCATTAAAAATACAGCTACAGGGCACTTGAAGACCACTCCAAACACACTGATCTCTCTCCAGCAGCATTAGTAGGGCTTTGCTAGCTCCCATCTCTGgaatggttttttccttttacagGTGTTGGAAGGGCAAGTCTAGAGGCCTCTAGATTAGCCACGCCAATGGAAAGAAGCAAAAGTAAATGTTGCTGTTTTGACTGTTGGGCATTTTCCCCAGCATTTTCAATGCTTCTAGCAGTGTGGGCAAACCTGAAAGCCTAAGGAGAAAAAAGTGACCTGTGGCAGATCCTTAGCTGATTACTTCTGCACAGTATATACATGTGGATTCCTATATTAGTGCATTTTGGCACTGGAAATGTTTTCCAGCATGTATGGTATTGTTTGAGATAACATATgggcctccctccccccaagtctgatatttttcaaatattaaaagagCTGGAAAAAAGCCTCAGACCTTCTGTGGACATTTGTGAAAGCCACTGGCAGGTGTGCAGGATGGCCAGGTGGAGATAAGTTTTGGTCTGCCACACTCGTGGATGCCTGGGAGAACTGAGGGCCTTGTTTGTAAGCTAGGACTGCCCATCTCACCAAACTTGTACAATGTCCATTGAGTATCAGCTTGGGGTCATGGCATCTTTTCACTGCTATCATCTACCAAAAGAACCATTACCCTTTCTCCTATCATCCTTCCCTTATCCTGGCTTCTCTTTGGTGAAAGTATCACTATTCTCATTTTCCCAGGCTCTAGtgtttttactttacttttccaGTTTTACTTTACTTCCTTTATCTCATTGTTGTTTTAAACAGTCAATAAATATAAAGTGGCTGTTCTGCTAAGATCTGGGAAAAATACCAAATCTAAATAAGACATGGTCCCCATCTTCCCCTGTACTGATCTTGTACCACAGCTGTTGGTATAAGTGCTGAGTCAAGCCGAGGGAAATGTCCTTCCCCAttgagaggcagggagagagcaTTTGCTGTGGCACCCTCTCAAACTGATGGGTTCagcaaaagaacaacaaaaaaagccctACCCAGGAAAAGTCTTGCAAGAAAATAGACCAGAAAGCTGAGGAAGCAAAAAAGGGGTCTCGTGTAATGTGTGATCAGAAGGGTGCATTAGAAGCGGATTCCTAGGAAAGCGTGAAAGCACCCAGCTAACAATCGGTAGCATCTAAAGCCAGGAGATAAGCAAGGTGCTTGTGGAATATGGTGCCGCAAGATAACCGAGGAATTGTTCTAACCAACAAACAGATGTAGAGGAAGTAGAATAACATCAAGCACCGggtatgtgccaggtactgccTGAGTGCAGAGCCGAGGGAAAAATGATCCAACTGCAGTGATGTAAGGAATGGGACAGAACCAGGAAGTGAGAGTTCAGCTGAAAGGCAGTGACCTGTCGTTTTGCAAGTATCACATTTATgcagataaatggaaaataattgatGGGGtgaacatttaatatatataaggttgactatatatatatatatatatgtatatatatatatatacatatatatatatatacatatataatcactaatatattaatatagcattaatttattaatgattatatatatCTTAAAACTGATAGAAGGGAGCAGCCTGACTACCACCCATTGCTGATGGGTGATTGGAGGTGTCATGTGCCACGTGGACTCACCCTGGTGCAGACCGTCTAGGGCCGAGAGCCCCAGGAAGGGTAATGCATGATAACAAGAGCTTCTAGCCTGCTCCCCAGCATTGGAGAGGGGTCACTTGTAGAACTGTGACCTTGCAGTTGCCTCTGTTAAGAGCCAgctcaaatgagttaataaagtacttaacacataCTTGGCACACAGAAGGTATTGTATAAACGTTTGGTCCCTCCCAACTTCAGAAACTTAATGGAAATGAGATGAAAGAAGACGCGTTGCCATATGTATTACCACTGCACTCTAAGGTCCACTGAGCCTTTCCTTCGGACTTGCAGCTAAAACTATCTCTAcacccattaaaatgtgagtccTTGGGAATAGGTGCTATCTTTTATTTGCCTCCCCAGTGCTTCACGTCGTCATGCAATGCACAAAGCAAGTGCTTTACACAAGACTTGATTATGCATTAAATGATTTAAGACCTTTCCCAGTGGCAAAGCTCAAGGATGTGAGCAACAAAACAACAGATTGACCCTCCCAATCAGCAAGttggtaaagaagaaaaaagaaggcctAACTATGCTTAGTGGTGTTGTCCAACCCCTGTCCTGAGCTATTCTCCTTCCAACCCAACATATCCAGTttaccaaatcttgtcatttattACTCCTGCACATTGCCTTTTCCCTCTGGCACCAACCTTCATTGCCTCACCCCTGGACTACTGCAGTAGCTGCTGGTGGGACTGCCTGCCTCAAGGCTCTCTACTCCAGGCCATCCTCCACCCATCTGCCAGAGTGATCTTCTGAAGCTCAGCTCTGACTGTCACTACTCCCCTGCTCAAACTCGCTAGTACCTTGTTACCTCCTGGATCAGATGCAAAATCCTATGACTTAGAAAGCCCTTCGCCACCttttacctttccaatctttgtACACTCTATTCCTTTCTGGGATCCAGTATCAGTCTCTTGTTCTTCATCTTCCAGTTCTGTCTTTTCACTGTTTGtacatcatttccttctccccttctgaAATtaccaccaattttttttttaaataactttttattgacagagcccatgcctgggtaattttttttacattattatccctcactcacttctgttctgattttccccctccctccctccaccccctcccctagatggcaagcagtcctttacatgttaaatatgttgcagtatatcctagatacaatatatgtgtgtggaactgaacagttttcttgttgcacagggagaattggattcagaaggtaaaaataacccggaaagaaaaacaaaaatgcaaatagttcacatttgtttcccagtgttctttctttgggtgtagctgcttctgtccatcattttcaattgaaaccgagttagattgctttgtcaaagaaatccacttccatcagaatacatcctcatacagtattgtggttgaggtatataatgatctcctggttctgctcatttcactcagcatcagttcaggtaggtctctccaggcctctctgtattcatcctgttaaTTACCACCAATTtcaatgcacatatatatacatagttgcttgtatgttgtctttccccattagaatatgagcttccTTTTACATAGGGACTTTGTACCTTTCTAATATCCCCTTATCTATGTAAGGCACTTTTAGAATTGCCTTCTATATAataagcaaaaaaatatatatatatttcttttagtcACAGAGCCCCTgttgtaaaaatcatttttttcctctgaggctcTGCTTGTATCTGGAGAATTACTTTCTTAGTTCTCTTGCATGTATTCCTTCATTGCATTTAATGTCCTGTTTACCTTCATTCTTGGTTTGGGACTGTGCCAGGGCCAGGCTTGTCATGTGTTTACCTGACTCCATAGCAGCTTCCCTGACAAGATCCCTTTCCTGATGTTCACGGCCTTCTGCTGCTTTTTAGTCTTGGGCTTTATGATGAAACCTACTGTTCTCTTTAAGTATATTGATCACTATCAGTCTGGTACCCTTCATAATCTTTATTCAGTCGGTTCAGTTGTCTGACCCTTTGTTGCtcttgtttggagttttctttgcaaagatactggagtggtttgcaatttccttctccagttcattttacaagtaaggaaactgaggcaaatagggttaagaaGCAGTTATAATCTTTACTGCAGAATATTTGGGAAAACAGGACTCCCACATGGCCTTGGACATTTCTACATCTTAACTAGAAGTCCTTTAGtgtagagggccggaactctggagaagtatacttgaaacaggtatacataaattgCCACAGGTAATCATAgagaacttttaaacttaatcttttatactatttcttgatttttgatatagatgcactggctccggcagacaggttttataacccactggaagggcagtgtccagtgagtGCAAGGAGTCCACTATCTTTAGAGAATCGgtaggtgatgtggagagatgcagaaagtggtgaatggaccAATTGcgagttaactgcttgggggagcaGGTTTGCTTGTATGTCTACAGGTAGAGAAGAAATCAAATGGGTGCCAACgggctgtattcaccttgtccatcagagagagatggagaagactcaa
Proteins encoded in this region:
- the CDCA8 gene encoding borealin; this encodes MAPSKKASGRTTKKNAVRGRKLASFLKDFDREVQIRSKQIQSDAQNLVKEVDNLYNIEILRLPKALREMNWLEYFALGGSKQALEEAATADLDITEINKLTAEAIQTPLKVVKAKKAAKVAEMIREEETENINPQITKAKKCPTTKKRAQSVRANGRNKRSNQSSLLTPAMGRTDFSILGPTPGLTPRFDSRIFKTPGLRTPAARERIYNISVNGSPLADSNEVFLTVPVGGGESMRLLASDLQKMDLAHLDPEALGNIKKLSNRLAQICSSFRTQK